A stretch of Scheffersomyces stipitis CBS 6054 chromosome 2, complete sequence DNA encodes these proteins:
- the FTH1 gene encoding iron permease (go_component membrane) — protein sequence MAQTFEDYFSIQAFLIVLRETLESAIIISVLLAFLHQSFKSGNFTSTPDKKKHRNGSYRSTSEALLVPEGSSSSAEEEQQEVDTDSIYRYLKLQIWVGGFLGLVVCLLVGTVILGVFYILGQDLWAVAEHYWEGTFSILASIIISIMGIKILRINKMQEKWKYKLSTLIHNSDYLNKAVRGHRERNNLNIENQTWSSKLALWSEKYSMFILPFVTTLREGMEAIVFIGGIGINENTSLVALVNSVVLAIIIGSFIGVLLYRSGNTLSLQWFLITSTCFLYLVAAGLFSKGIWNFELQHFINLCDGFDVSETGHGPGSYDIATSVWHVNCCNGELQDDGAFWMMFTAVFGWTNSATYGSVIGYNLYWLVVIITFTSLLFEEKYGRLPLIPVEWQQRRINKRLSAYQPLTVPEAAVLDTIRESLDSVSSETPLNQ from the coding sequence ATGGCCCAAACTTTCGAGGATTACTTCTCTATTCAGGCGTTTCTCATCGTCTTGAGAGAAACTTTGGAACTGGCAATCATTATCTCGGTATTGCTTGCCTTTCTCCACCAAAGTTTCAAGAGCGGAAACTTTACCTCCACGCCAGACAAAAAGAAACATCGTAATGGATCATACAGAAGTACGTCTGAAGCCTTACTTGTACCAGAAGGTTCCTCTTCTAGTGCCGAAGAAGAGCAACAAGAAGTAGATACTGATAGCATATACCGTTATTTGAAGCTCCAGATATGGGTAGGTGGATTCTTGGGTCTTGTAGTATGCTTACTAGTGGGAACTGTAATCTTGGGAGTCTTCTACATCTTGGGACAAGATCTTTGGGCAGTAGCAGAGCATTACTGGGAGGGTacattttccattttggCTAGTATCATCATTTCAATCATGGGAATCAAGATCCTTCGTATCAACAAGATGCAAGAGAAATGGAAGTATAAGTTGTCAACATTGATTCATAACTCAGACTACTTAAACAAGGCTGTGAGGGGACATAGGGAAaggaacaacttgaacatAGAGAACCAAACCTggtcttccaagttggcATTATGGTCCGAAAAGTACTCCATGTTTATCTTGCCCTTCGTCACCACCTTGAGAGAAGGTATGGAAGCCATCGTCTTTATTGGTGGTATTGGTATCAACGAAAACACTTCCTTGGTAGCACTTGTAAACTCAGTTGTTCTTGCTATCATCATTGGAAGTTTCATTGGTGTGTTATTATACAGATCAGGAAACACCTTGTCTTTGCAATGGTTCTTGATCACTTCGACATGCTTTTTGTACTTGGTGGCAGCAGGCTTGTTCTCCAAGGGAATCTGGAATTTCGAATTACAACACTTCATCAATCTTTGTGATGGATTTGATGTCAGCGAAACTGGACATGGTCCTGGTTCGTATGATATAGCTACCAGCGTTTGGCATGTCAACTGCTGCAACGGAGAATTGCAAGATGATGGCGCATTTTGGATGATGTTCACAGCCGTTTTTGGATGGACTAACTCAGCCACTTACGGAAGCGTCATTGGATACAATTTGTACTGGTTAGTAGTCATAATTACCTTCACTTCATTATTGTTCGAAGAGAAGTACGGAAGATTACCGTTGATCCCGGTAGAATGGCAGCAGAGGAGAATAAACAAGAGGTTAAGCGCATACCAGCCATTAACCGTCCCTGAAGCCGCAGTTCTTGATACCATCCGGGAAAGCCTTGACAGCGTTAGCTCCGAAACTCCCTTGAACCAGTAG
- the LSC2 gene encoding succinate--CoA ligase (GDP-forming) beta chain (LSC2) (beta subunit of succinyl-CoA ligase (synthetase ATP-forming), a mitochondrial enzyme of the TCA cycle~go_funtion catalytic activity~go_process metabolism), giving the protein MLSRTIARASRAVAQQKRFLSLHEYRSAALLEQYGVGVPKGYAATTAEGAFDAAKKLGTTELVIKAQALTGGRGKGHFDSGLQGGVKLISSPEEAKDLAAQMLGHKLITKQTGAAGKEVTAVYIVERRDALTEAYVAILNDRAAQTPIIVASSQGGMDIEGVAAETPEAIHTFKVDLKEGVTDKLATEVASVLGYTDAAIPEAAKAVQNLYKVFEEKDCTQVEINPLSETPDHKVLAMDAKLGFDDNASFRQEEVFNWRDPTQEDPEEVEASKYGLNFIKLDGNIANIVNGAGLAMATMDIIKLYGGKPANFLDCGGTATPATIEKAFELILSDKKVNGIFVNIFGGIVRCDYVAEGLIAATKNFNLDIPVVVRLQGTNMQQAKELIDNSGLKLFAFEDLDPAAEKIVELAPAN; this is encoded by the exons ATGTTGTCTAGAACCATTGCCCGTGCCTCCAGA GCTGTTGCTCAACAGAAAAGATTCTTGTCTTTGCACGAATACCGTTCCGCTGCCTTGCTTGAGCAATACGGCGTCGGTGTTCCTAAAGGTTACGCCGCTACCACGGCTGAAGGCGCCTTTGACGCTGCTAAGAAGCTCGGAACCACTGAGTTGGTCATCAAGGCCCAAGCCTTGACCGGTGGCCGTGGTAAGGGTCACTTCGACTCTGGTTTACAAGGAGGTGTCAAATTGATTTCgtctccagaagaagccaaggACTTGGCTGCTCAGATGTTGGGCCACAAGTTGATCACAAAGCAGACCGGAGCTGCCGGAAAAGAAGTCACTGCCGTATACAttgtagaaagaagagatgCCTTGACTGAAGCTTACGTAGCCATCTTGAACGACAGAGCCGCCCAGACTCCAATCATTGTCGCTTCTTCCCAGGGTGGTATGGACATCGAAGGTGTTGCTGCCGAGACCCCAGAAGCCATCCACACTTTCAAGGTtgacttgaaggaaggtGTCACTGACAAATTAGCTACAGAAGTAGCTTCCGTATTGGGCTACACCGACGCTGCCATCCCAGAAGCAGCCAAGGCTGTCCAGAACTTGTACAAGgtgtttgaagaaaaggactGCACCCAAGTTGAAATCAACCCTTTGTCTGAAACTCCAGACCACAAGGTATTGGCCATGGACGCCAAGTTGGGCTTTGATGACAATGCTTCGTTccgtcaagaagaagtattcAACTGGAGAGACCCAACCCAGGAAGACCctgaagaagtcgaagCTTCCAAGTACGGcttgaacttcatcaagttggacGGTAACATCGCCAACATCGTCAACGGTGCCGGTTTGGCCATGGCCACTATGgacatcatcaagttgtACGGAGGTAAGCctgccaacttcttggactgTGGTGGTACTGCCACCCCTGCCACTATCGAGAAGGCTTTCGAATTGATCTTGTCTGACAAGAAGGTCAACGGTATCTTTGTCAACATCTTCGGTGGTATCGTCAGATGTGACTACGTTGCCGAAGGTTTGATTGCTGCcaccaagaacttcaacttggacatTCCAGTTGTCGTCAGATTACAGGGTACCAACATGCAACAGGCCAAGGAGTTGATTGATAACTCGggcttgaagttgtttgcctttgaagacttggacCCTGCCGCCGAAAAGATCGTCGAATTGGCTCCAGCCAACTAG
- a CDS encoding predicted protein (go_component proteasome core complex (sensu Eukaryota)~go_funtion endopeptidase activity~go_process ubiquitin-dependent protein catabolism), whose protein sequence is MFLTRSEYDRGVSTFSPEGRLFQVEYSLEAIKLGSTAIGISTSEGVILGVEKRVSSSLLEHTSIEKIVEIDKHIGCAMSGLTADARSMIDHARVSSLTHNLYYDEDIQVESLTQSVCDLALRFGEGAGGEKRLMSRPFGVALLIAGIDKDKGPQLYHAEPSGTFYRYEAKAIGSGSEGAQSELQNEYHKSMTLKEAELLALKTLKQVMEEKLDCKNAQLASVTAEGGFQIYSDEKTDEIIKALIESQVDEDPALSGN, encoded by the coding sequence ATGTTCTTGACAAGATCCGAATACGACCGTGGTGTTTCTACATTCTCTCCTGAAGGAAGATTGTTCCAGGTCGAATATTCCTTAGAAGCCATCAAGCTTGGCTCCACTGCCATCGGTATTTCAACCTCCGAGGGTGTCATATTGGGTGTAGAAAAGAGAGTCTCGTCGTCGTTATTGGAACATACCAGTATTGAAAAAATCGTCGAAATTGACAAACACATTGGTTGTGCTATGTCCGGATTGACAGCCGATGCCAGATCCATGATCGACCATGCCCGTGTATCGTCGTTGACTCACAACTTGTACTATGACGAAGACATTCAGGTCGAAAGTTTGACACAGTCGGTCTGTGATTTGGCGTTAAGATTTGGGGAAGGCGCCGGTGGTGAAAAGAGATTGATGTCAAGACCATTTGGTGTAGCTCTTTTGATTGCTGGGATCGACAAGGATAAGGGTCCTCAGTTGTACCATGCTGAACCCTCTGGTACTTTCTACAGGTACGAAGCTAAAGCTATTGGATCAGGTTCCGAAGGTGCACAATCGGAATTGCAGAACGAATACCACAAGTCAATGACTTTGAAGGAAGCAGAATTATTGGCGTTGAAGACCTTGAAACAAGTCATGGAAGAGAAATTGGACTGTAAGAATGCCCAATTGGCCAGTGTTACAGCTGAAGGAGGCTTCCAGATCTACAGTGACGAAAAGACagatgaaatcatcaagGCCTTGATTGAACTGCAAGTTGACGAAGATCCAGCCCTTTCGGGTAATTAG
- a CDS encoding predicted protein encodes MSIDESNKVRLRDSSSASIVNSTIEAAPAKPTRIRPYMLSKVNDLKIQSGLIIKDLLFALLGYEGCYIRYSEKYDSTNIHNQLVGPDFKIAKNLDISLKSIAKKLVWYGKYYGGLTAFYQLYNQPKYGKVLQRFCCYVHSLLDQYQNVVVEIENEFKFNANFNMNVLKTILDRDISNKLKHIYEISLQIHSVTVERSQAAEQPDLRFQDIIANVKSSINQAGILESLANNGKFAVCKGGLALRVVQDRINLFKGDSDSSSFLTQLFEVISEDYVEMLNKWLINGDIDDPYDEFVIREKPVPDSLIDIFHARSEHYWNELFIVKSDGLIDQFSNVDIQMKILNTGKFLNVFKLCTGLNNFNNLKEIIEPITGIYTHDLELKIEAFYNRANKLLMKLLFEGMQFRGLINEFQSVFLFRDSFKIDNFLEKSFSDLKRNRYNVSVSRLEKNYLDTFEIKGNSFSDIPQQEKMTSISAIVRQNQKFSITSSNFYQVAKEIMEVEAFDSEDEDGANLRSLLNKTFKRNASPTDAEKTGHDPNHSDEYAITSIDLSVSLPFPLNLIVIRELSYHYELMFKILIILKFISKFNDNTWRDINHSEVWKHASFDPRIRKWILRCRVLHSRVREFVNELQIYLNYDVVESRFKVFQESLARTEEILKEKVLGSDVNNNNNIEAHFNSKFNTFNNYNSNNTIFDDKIHNMRTSSRNRERELANVDTLISNLSEFLNTLINDSLITKPHLLLALKKMFDIVISFNHYLSRLKKVLITCDVELFEKYSTNYPEMFKDKTMDASSINNRYVNMDNSLHGHFDTFTASLSDFIAVLRTYGESENKSILILSESLERCFPE; translated from the exons ATGTCGATAGACGAATCCAATAAAGTGCGACTTCGCGATTCCTCCTCAGCTTCCATAGTCAACTCCACTATTGAAGCAGCACCGGCTAAGCCTACAAGAATAAGGCCATATATGCTCAGCAAGGTCAACGATCTCAAGATCCAACTGGGACTCATCATCAAGGATCTCCTCTTTGCTTTATTGGGCTACGAAGGCTGCTATATCCGCtacagtgaaaaatacgattcaacaaatattcACAATCAGCTTGTCGGCCCCGATTTCAAAATCGCCAAAAACTTGGATATCTCTCTAAAGAGCATCGCGAAAAAGCTCGTATGGTACGGCAAATACTATGGCGGTCTCACGGCCTTCTACCAACTCTATAACCAGCCCAAATATGGCAAGGTACTCCAGCGGTTCTGCTGCTATGTACATCTGCTATTGGACCAGTACCAAAATGTAGTTGTGGAGATCGAGAACGAGTTCAAGTTTAatgccaacttcaacatgAATGTTTTAAAGACAATTCTAGATCGCGATATtctgaacaaattgaaacatATCTACGAAATCTCGTTGCAAATACATCTGGTAACCGTAGAGCGTTCCCAGGCTGCTGAACAACCTGATTTACGATTCCAAGACATTATTGCCAACGTAAAAAGCTCAATAAACCAGGCGGGCATACTAGAAAGTCTTGCCAACAACGGCAAGTTTGCTGTTTGTAAAGGCGGATTGGCTTTGCGCGTAGTACAAGACCgtatcaacttgttcaaaggTGATTCTGATTCGCTGAGCTTTTTGACCCAGCTTTTCGAGGTTATCAGTGAAGACTACGTAGAGATGCTCAACAAATGGTTAATCAATGGAGATATTGATGATCCCTACGATGAGTTTGTAATCCGGGAGAAGCCTGTTCCCGACAGTCTTATCGATATCTTCCATGCCAGAAGCGAACACTACTGGAACGAGTTATTTATAGTCAAATCAGATGGACTTATTGACCAGTTTTCTAATGTCGACATCCAAATGAAGATTCTCAACACGGGTAAGTTCTTGAATGTATTTAAACTATGTACTGGTTTgaataacttcaacaatctcaaaGAGATAATTGAGCCGATCACAGGAATATACACCCACGACCTCGAGTTGAAGATAGAGGCCTTCTACAACAGAGCCAACAAGCTCCTTATGAAACTTCTCTTTGAAGGAATGCAGTTCCGTGGCTTGATCAATGAGTTCCAGTCAGTTTTTCTCTTTAGGGATTCATTCAAGATTGAcaactttcttgaaaagtcATTTTCggatttgaaaagaaatagaTACAATGTCTCTGTATCAAGACTCGAAAAAAATTATCTAGACACTTTTGAAATAAAGGGCAACAGTTTCTCTGACATACCTCAGCAGGAGAAAATGACATCTATCTCAGCCATTGTGAGACAGAACCAAAAATTTTCCATAACGTCATCTAACTTCTATCAAGTAGCTAAAGAAATCATGGAAGTAGAAGCTTTTGATTccgaagacgaagatggGGCGAACTTACGTTCACTTTTGAACAAGACATTCAAGAGAAATGCTCTGCCTACAGATGCTGAGAAGACGGGCCATGACCCGAACCATTCTGATGAGTACGCTATTACAAGTATAGACTTGTCTGTAAGCTTACCATTTCCACTCAACCTCATAGTAATCAGAGAGTTATCATATCACTACGAGCTCATGTTCAAGATTCTAATTATCTTAAAGttcatttccaagttcaatgaCAATACTTGGAGGGACATTAACCATTCAGAGGTGTGGAAGCACGCTTCGTTCGATCCTCGTATCAGGAAGTGGATTCTCAGATGCAGAGTATTGCACAGTAGAGTTCGAGAGTTTGTCAACGAATTGCAGATCTACTTGAACTACGACGTTGTAGAATCTCGTTTCAAAGTGTTTCAAGAGAGTTTGGCCAGAACTGAAGAGATATTAAAGGAGAAAGTGCTTGGCTCAGATgtcaataacaataataacatCGAAGCCCATTTcaattccaagttcaacaccttcaacaattataacagcaacaacacCATATTTGACGACAAGATCCATAACA TGAgaacatcttcaagaaatcgtGAAAGGGAACTTGCTAATGTAGACACGTTGATTCTGAATCTCagtgaattcttgaatacGCTTATCAACGATTCATTAATCACCAAACCGCATTTGCTCCTTGctctcaagaagatgtttgACATTGTAATCCTGTTCAACCACTACTTAAGCCGTCTTAAGAAGGTACTTATAACTTGTGATGTAGAATTGTTTGAGAAATACTCAACAAACTATCCTGAGATGTTTAAGGACAAGACCATGGATGCCAGCCTGATAAACAACAGATATGTAAATATGGACAATTCGTTGCATGGGCATTTTGACACATTTACCGCGTCGTTGTCAGATTTTATTGCAGTGTTGAGGACATACGGTGAATCTGAGAATAAGCTgatcttgattttgagTGAATCATTGGAAAGATGTTTCCCTGAATAG